Below is a genomic region from Persicimonas caeni.
GGGGGTGACGGCGCGGAGGCGCCGGGGGGCATCGCCGCGCATCGGCAATGCCATCAAAAAAGAGCCCACGCACCGAATTGACGAGGGCAAGATGCCCTCGCACCGAGGTTGTGCGGCTACTCCAACTCGCTCACGCTCAACCGATAGCTGTCGTACGTCGCCGGCACCGTCGCCAGCAGCGCGAACGCGCGCGTTTCGCCGGGCAGGAGCGCCGGGGCCGACGAGCTGACGACGTAGGTCTCCTCGGAGGTCAGGTCCTCCTTGCTGATGAGCTTGTCGACCTTCAACAGCTCGCCGCCGGCGTCGTAGAAACGCGCGCGGACCTTCAGCAGCTTGACCGGGCGGCCGCTGTTGTTGGTGACCTCGTAGAAGCCGCGAAAGTGGAGCATCCCCTTTTTGAGGATGCTCTTTGTGTCGGACAACTGGCGCAGCCCGAAGGAGAGCTCGAAGCCCGAGGGTGTCCCATCCTCGAAGGTCGCCTCGACCGGCTCGGTCGGCGGATAGGCGCCGTTGCTCGGAAAGCCTTCGGCCGACTGGATCGTGAGCGTGGCGCGCTCGACGCTCGGGGCGGCCTCTTTCAACAGGTAAAACGGGTGGGTCTGGCCGGCGCGCAGCGTCGCGTGGTGGCTCTCGAGGATGCCGCGGCCGGGCAGCTCGGCGACGACGTTCGCGTCGGCGTCGAGCAGCTGCAGGCTGGCGTCGACCTTCTCGAACTCGCGATCGGCCGGCGCCTTCAGCAGGGCGCGCACGTTGTAGAACGCGCTCTCGGGGTAGACGTCGAGCTTCGAGGAGCGAACCTCGAGCGTCAGGCCACTGTTGGCGTTGTCGACGACCTCGATGGGCAACTGGCGCGTGCCGGTGGTCGACTTCGAGCCGGTCGGCTGACCCGACTGCGTCGCATTCGTCGCGGGCGCATACGCCGCGTTGGCAGGCGTCGGGCCCCCGGGCCCCGGGGCCGGTTCGGGCGTGCCCAACGTCAGCCACGCGCCGACGCCTACGCCCAGCATCACGACCACCGCCGCCACGGCGATCGCCCACTGGCGCGCCTCGCCGGCCTTGGAGGTGCGCGGGCCGACGTCGTCGATGGCGTTGAGCAGCTCGTAGCCCGCCTGGAAGTTCGGGTCGATGTCGAGCAACTGGCGCGCGATGGTCTCGGCGCGCTCGACGTCGGCGCGGTCGCCCGACTTGCGGAAGCGCTCGAAAAGCGTGTGGGCGAGCTCCGAGCGCGCCTGCATATGCGCCGGCAGCAACACGATCGCTTCGTCGAACTCGGCGACTGCGTCGTCCAAGCGGCCGTAGCCGCGGAAGTTGCGCGCGCGCTCGAGGTGCTCGAGCCCCTCCTGGCGCGCGGCGTCGAGGTCTTGTTCGCTCAGCCCGATCTCGAGGCCGATCTCGTGGACTTCATCCTCGCTGAGCGCCCGGCCGCGCTCGTTGCTCAGGCGCATGACGCGCACGAGGAAGGCTTGGAGTTGGTCGTCGCTCTGGAAGGTCATGCTCGAGTCCTGCTTGGGTGGTTTGGTGGGGGGAGTTTAGCAGGTGAGGTCCAAGGCAGCCATATTCACCCCCGTTGCCTCGCCCGGGGGTGACGGCGCGGAGGCGCCGGGGGGGCATCGTCGCGAATCGGCAATGCCTACAAAAACAAAAGCCCGGAACCCCAAAGGGCCCCGGGCTTCGCAAAGGGTCACATCACTGCGTTGCTCTCCCCTCCTCCTTATTCGCTGTCGAAGTCGTCAAAATCGGGCAACTGCCCGATGGGCCCGGCCTGGCCCTCCATGAAGTTCGAGCAGGCGTCCGGCGTCAGGCTGAACACGCGCACCACGCCGCCGATATCGTAGAAGTCGATCTGGCCGACCAGCGCGTAGACGTCGCAGTTGGCGATGAGCGGGTTGTAGTCGATGAAGACGTCGCGGGCGACGAACTCGAGCTCGGGCATCGAGATGCTCTCCAGGGCGAGGTTGCGCTGGATGCGCAGCGACTGGCCGATTTGGACGAGCTGCGGAGCAGCCAAGGACTGCAACTCCTGGTTGTAGCGCACGCGCACGCTGCCGACCGAGTGGACGAGGCTGTCGAGGCTCAGCTCGCGCAGGCTGTCGTTGTTCTCGACGTTGATCTGCGCGCCGAGCCACTCGACCGACGACAGGTCGGCCGTCAGCAGATCATCGACCCCGCCGAGGACCGTCTGGTCGCCAATCGCCTCGACGTTGCCCAGTCCGAGGCCGGTCAAGGTGGGCTGGTCGAAGACGTGCAGCACCGTGCCGATGACCTCGAGTTCCGGCAGGTTGGCGCTGGCAAGCACAGGGTTCTCCTCGACGACCAGGCCGAAGCCGATAAAGCGCAGGTTCGACAGCGCGTCGAGGCTCGTCAGGCTGCTGTTTTGGGCCACGCTGACCCATTCGCTCACGAAGCGAAGCCCGCTCAGCGCGCTCAGGTCGGTGATGTCGGAGCTCTCGCGCACAAATAGCCCGCCGCGAATCGACAGGCACTCCGCGCCGGCAAATTCGGCCAGGTCGGCCTGCTCGTCAACAAACACGTCCCCCTCGACGATGCGACACTCGGAGGTTTCACCGAAGTCGAGCTCACACTCCTGCGGGCCGTTGCGCGTGGCGAAGGGCTGGGCGCCGATATCGAAGATCCCCACCGAGTCGACGAGTCCCTGGATGGTGCACGTCGACAGGCTCTCGTTGCCGATGAACTGCAGCGGGCCGCCGATAAAGTCGAGCGAGCCGAGCATCAGGGTGGTCAGCGAATCGTTGAGGCGAAATTCGAGGGTGCTCTCGACCGAGGCGAGGTTGGGCGCGCCGAACATTTCGAGCTGGTTGTTGACCTCGATGAGCGCAAAGCCCATCAGGCGCTTGAGCGCCGGAAAGCGCGCGGCGGTCAGCTCTTCCATGTGCTGGATGATGAACGCGTCTCCCACGTAGGCCAGCGACGCGAAGGTCACCTCCTGCAGCGGGCTCGTCGCCAGGATGAACTCGGCGCCCACCGACTGCAGGCTCGACGCGTCGAGCTGCGTGAGGCTCGGGTTGTCGAAGATGTGGAAGTTGCGGGTGACGTAGCTCAAGCTGGGCACGTTGATCGACTCGAGCGCGTCGTTGCCCTCGACGACGAACGTCTGGCCCACAAAGATCAGGTTCTGCAGCCCGTCGAGGCTCTGCAGCCCGGTGTTCTCGCCGATGGCCACCCCGTCGCGCACGAAGCGAAGCCCGCTCAGTTCGCTCAAGTCCTGCACGTCGGTGGTGTTCCGCACCACCAGGCTGCCGTGAATGGCTAGACACTCGGTGCCGGCAAACGCCTGCAAGTCCGCCGGTGTGTCGATGATTACGCTGGTGTCGATGATCTCACATGCCTGATCCGGGGCCGTGTGGCCCACGCCTCTTTCGGCCTCGGTGATATCACCCGGCGCGGTCGCCTCACTACACCCCGCCAGGGCGAGTAAAATAAACACTCCCAATGCTCGCCGAATAAAGTGCGTCCGCATACGTCCTCCCTTTACCCAAGGATCGCGATACCGAGAGCACCAGCGAGATAAACCAGGCCACACCGCCGGCCCAACAGCGTCGGGTGCTCCCCCCAAACGAGACTTCAGTTGCTACAAACTCATCGTATTCACCGCTCGGGTTTCGCCAGCCCCCCTGCTGTAGCTCCTTGCCTTCTTCTGAGACGGGTGGTGGGGCGCAGAAGCGCTTGAATGGCCGACGAGAGGGCCGTCGTCCTTCGCGAGCAAAGATCGAGATTTTTCGTTTATTTGCAGGGACTTGCGGGGAACGCAAGCCTTCGTTCGGCTGCGTAGCTTCTCGAGGCCCCCCATCCGCCTCGCGCTGTACGGCACGCGAGGCACCTTCCCCGAGGGGAAGGGATGCCCCTGCGAATAGCCGCGTGGTTCAGGCGCGCTAAGGCATCCCTTCCCCCGGGGGAAGGTGTCTGGCGCGTTTTATAGCGCCAGACGGATGGGGGGCGTCATCAAGCTATGCCTTGCTGTTCGAAACAGCGCCAGACGAACGGGGGCACCGAAAAGCAAACACGTCGCAAACCGCAGCGTTACACCAACACAGTCTCCCCCACCCCCTCCAACTCCCCCGTCTGCACCCGCCACAGCCGCGCATAGAGCCCATCGTCGGCCACCAGGGCCTCGTGGCGGCCCTGCTCGACGATATGGCCGTCGTCGAGCACAACGATGAAGTCGGCGTTACGCACCGTCGACAGCCGGTGGGCGATGATCAGCGTGGTGCGGTCTTCGGTGACCTTGTTCAGCGAGCGCTGGATGGCCGCTTCGGTCTCGTTGTCGACCGCGCTGGTGGCCTCGTCGAAGATGAGAATAGGCGGGTCTTTGAGGAGCGCGCGCGCAATCGACAGGCGCTGGCGCTGCCCGCCGCTCAACGTCTCGCCGCGCTCGCCGACGACCGTGTCGTAGCCGTCGGGGAGTTGGCGGATGAACTCGTCGGCCTCGGCGGCCCGGGCAGCCTCTTCGACCTGGGCGTCGGTGGCGTCGAAGGTGCCGTAGGCGATGTTCTCGCGCACGGTGCCGTGGAACAAAAAGACGCTCTGGCTGACCAAGCCGATGGCGCCGCGAAGGTCGCTCATCTGGAGCTGCGAGATGTCGGCGCCGTCGATGGTGATGCGGCCCGCCTGCGGCTCGTAGAAGCGCAAAAGCAAGTTGATGAGCGTCGTCTTGCCCGAGCCGGTCGCCCCGACGATGCCGACGGTCGCCCCGGCGGGGATGTCGAGGTCGAAGCCCTCCAGAATCGGCTCGCGCTCGGGATAGGCGAAGGTGACGTCGTCGAGGACGAGCGCGCCGTCGACGTCGGCGGGGGCGAGCGCCCTGTCGCCGTCGTCGATGTGAATGGGCGTCTCGAGCAGGTTCATCACCCGGTTCGTCGAGGCCATCGCGCGCTGGTACTGGTCGAAGGTCTGGCCCAGGCGCGTCAGCGGCCACAAGAGCCGCTGGGTCAAAAAGACAAGCACGCTGTAGGTGCCCACCGCCAGCGCGTCTTCGAGCACGAGGTGGCCGCCGTACACCAGCGTGGCCACGAAGCCGACCACGATGACCATGCGGATGAGCGGCGAGAACGCCGAGCTGAGCTTGATCGCCTTCTGGTTGGCCTGACGATAGGCGTCGCTCTCGGCGGCGATGCGCTCCTTTTCGTAGTCCTCGGTCGTAAAGCTCTTGATGG
It encodes:
- a CDS encoding receptor L domain-containing protein — protein: MFILLALAGCSEATAPGDITEAERGVGHTAPDQACEIIDTSVIIDTPADLQAFAGTECLAIHGSLVVRNTTDVQDLSELSGLRFVRDGVAIGENTGLQSLDGLQNLIFVGQTFVVEGNDALESINVPSLSYVTRNFHIFDNPSLTQLDASSLQSVGAEFILATSPLQEVTFASLAYVGDAFIIQHMEELTAARFPALKRLMGFALIEVNNQLEMFGAPNLASVESTLEFRLNDSLTTLMLGSLDFIGGPLQFIGNESLSTCTIQGLVDSVGIFDIGAQPFATRNGPQECELDFGETSECRIVEGDVFVDEQADLAEFAGAECLSIRGGLFVRESSDITDLSALSGLRFVSEWVSVAQNSSLTSLDALSNLRFIGFGLVVEENPVLASANLPELEVIGTVLHVFDQPTLTGLGLGNVEAIGDQTVLGGVDDLLTADLSSVEWLGAQINVENNDSLRELSLDSLVHSVGSVRVRYNQELQSLAAPQLVQIGQSLRIQRNLALESISMPELEFVARDVFIDYNPLIANCDVYALVGQIDFYDIGGVVRVFSLTPDACSNFMEGQAGPIGQLPDFDDFDSE
- a CDS encoding ABC transporter ATP-binding protein; protein product: MAFRALNRLHLNKLALNPTTIVSQPPEDNRHPLKRLFSYAKGQRRRVWMAVGASILNKIFDLAPPALIGAAVDVVVEREDSLIASLGVVDVFDQLIVLAAATVVVWGLESAFQYAHSWLWRNLAQSIQHELRLEAYGHIQELELAYFHEQSSGGLMSILNDDINQLERFLDTGANDLIKVMTTAVVVSIAFFALAPGVAWMAMLPIPFILWGSFKFQKLLAPRYAEVRERVGLLNGQLANNLSGIATIKSFTTEDYEKERIAAESDAYRQANQKAIKLSSAFSPLIRMVIVVGFVATLVYGGHLVLEDALAVGTYSVLVFLTQRLLWPLTRLGQTFDQYQRAMASTNRVMNLLETPIHIDDGDRALAPADVDGALVLDDVTFAYPEREPILEGFDLDIPAGATVGIVGATGSGKTTLINLLLRFYEPQAGRITIDGADISQLQMSDLRGAIGLVSQSVFLFHGTVRENIAYGTFDATDAQVEEAARAAEADEFIRQLPDGYDTVVGERGETLSGGQRQRLSIARALLKDPPILIFDEATSAVDNETEAAIQRSLNKVTEDRTTLIIAHRLSTVRNADFIVVLDDGHIVEQGRHEALVADDGLYARLWRVQTGELEGVGETVLV